A window of the Candidatus Brocadiaceae bacterium genome harbors these coding sequences:
- the nuoE gene encoding NADH-quinone oxidoreductase subunit NuoE: MQNTATTNKESASAVDLTKCQSILAQYTQATISDLIPILQLVQDAYGYLPMEAIEEVSAQTCIPLSKFYGVVTFYSQFHLEPRGKHNIKLCTGTACHIKGAPDIDKKITEVLDIRVGATTQDYKFTYNTAACLGTCFLAPVMMIDDRYYGKLDEEKTENILRSY, encoded by the coding sequence ATGCAAAATACTGCCACAACAAACAAAGAAAGCGCATCTGCGGTTGACCTAACAAAATGTCAATCAATCCTTGCACAGTATACTCAAGCAACTATCTCTGATCTTATCCCGATTTTGCAACTCGTTCAGGATGCTTACGGTTATTTGCCTATGGAAGCAATCGAAGAAGTATCGGCACAGACTTGTATTCCCTTGAGCAAATTTTATGGGGTAGTTACTTTTTATTCACAATTTCATTTGGAGCCCCGTGGCAAACACAACATCAAATTATGTACGGGTACGGCCTGTCATATTAAAGGAGCGCCTGATATTGATAAAAAAATCACAGAGGTTCTTGATATACGCGTAGGCGCAACAACTCAGGATTATAAATTTACCTATAACACGGCAGCATGCCTTGGAACCTGCTTTCTTGCACCAGTCATGATGATCGATGACAGATATTACGGAAAATTGGATGAGGAAAAAACAGAGAATATTCTCAGGAGTTACTAA
- a CDS encoding NAD(P)H-dependent oxidoreductase subunit E, with the protein MEKLKSSEDLSRFKESIATESPSDKIRISICTTGCRALGAEEVCKTFNAEIEYQSLKDKVEIVDTGCQGLCTRAPVLTIEPTGIFYGRVTETDVHEIISRTVLKGEIIERLCYTEEGKRIPYIKDIPFYSKQKKVVLKNCGKINPKNINDYIQRNGYSALAKALSSMTPDGIITEIKNSGLRGRGGAGFPTGVKWEFAKNAKGDTKYIICNGDEGDPGAFMDRAVLEGDPHAVIEGMSICAYAIGSKKGIIYVREEYPIAVEHVKIAIEQASSLGLLGKNILGTDFTFNLDVKMGAGAFVCGEETALIASIEGKRGMPKPRPPFPATSGLWGKPTNINNVETFANVPVIISEGSHAYKSVGTETSKGTKIFALAGNVNNTGLVEVPMGTTLREIIFDIGGGIPRRKKFKAAQMGGPSGGCVPEEHLDLPIDYETVKEVGAIMGSGGLIVMDETTSMVEIARYFMDFCQSESCGKCTPCRIGTKRMLEILTRITKGQGKGEDLGLLKELAEVTRTSSLCGLGQTSANPVVSTIRYYLDEYEALINKRETQAAAS; encoded by the coding sequence ATGGAGAAACTAAAATCAAGCGAAGATCTTTCAAGGTTCAAGGAGTCAATTGCAACGGAAAGCCCTTCTGACAAAATACGAATATCAATATGCACAACCGGTTGCAGGGCACTTGGGGCAGAGGAAGTCTGTAAGACCTTCAATGCAGAAATAGAATACCAATCCCTTAAAGATAAAGTAGAGATAGTAGATACCGGTTGTCAGGGATTATGTACCAGAGCTCCCGTTTTGACAATTGAACCAACGGGTATCTTTTACGGCAGGGTGACAGAAACAGATGTGCATGAAATTATTTCTCGAACCGTCCTTAAGGGAGAAATTATTGAACGGCTCTGTTACACGGAGGAAGGCAAACGTATTCCCTATATCAAAGACATCCCTTTTTATAGTAAACAAAAAAAAGTTGTGCTGAAAAATTGTGGAAAAATCAATCCGAAGAACATTAACGATTATATTCAAAGAAATGGTTATTCAGCCCTTGCAAAAGCTCTTTCAAGCATGACCCCCGATGGAATAATTACAGAAATTAAAAATTCCGGTTTGCGTGGCAGGGGTGGCGCTGGATTCCCTACAGGTGTTAAATGGGAGTTTGCTAAGAATGCGAAGGGTGATACGAAATATATTATCTGCAATGGAGACGAGGGAGACCCGGGAGCTTTTATGGACCGGGCCGTGCTAGAAGGTGATCCTCACGCTGTAATTGAAGGAATGAGTATTTGTGCCTATGCGATAGGTTCCAAGAAAGGCATTATTTATGTACGCGAAGAATATCCGATCGCTGTAGAGCACGTGAAAATTGCCATAGAACAGGCAAGTTCCCTCGGCCTATTGGGAAAAAATATTCTCGGCACCGATTTCACCTTTAATTTAGATGTCAAAATGGGAGCAGGGGCCTTTGTTTGTGGAGAAGAAACAGCTCTTATTGCCTCTATTGAAGGAAAGCGTGGCATGCCAAAGCCGCGACCTCCATTTCCTGCGACAAGCGGACTTTGGGGAAAACCTACAAATATTAATAATGTAGAAACCTTTGCGAACGTACCGGTGATCATCTCCGAAGGTTCTCATGCTTATAAGTCAGTAGGAACAGAGACCAGCAAAGGTACAAAGATATTTGCTTTAGCAGGTAATGTAAATAACACTGGCCTTGTTGAAGTTCCAATGGGAACTACGCTTCGTGAAATTATTTTTGATATTGGTGGAGGTATTCCCAGGCGTAAGAAATTCAAGGCCGCACAAATGGGTGGACCTTCCGGTGGATGTGTGCCGGAAGAGCATCTCGATCTCCCTATTGATTACGAAACGGTAAAAGAAGTAGGGGCAATTATGGGTTCTGGTGGCCTTATTGTAATGGATGAAACTACTTCCATGGTTGAAATTGCACGATATTTCATGGATTTTTGCCAAAGCGAATCCTGTGGAAAATGCACACCTTGCAGGATAGGAACCAAAAGGATGCTGGAAATACTTACAAGGATTACAAAGGGACAGGGAAAAGGAGAAGATCTTGGTCTTCTGAAAGAGCTGGCAGAAGTTACCAGGACATCTTCATTGTGCGGCTTGGGACAAACATCTGCAAACCCAGTGGTTTCTACTATCCGATATTATCTTGATGAGTATGAAGCATTGATCAATAAGAGGGAAACACAGGCTGCAGCCTCTTAA